The following are encoded in a window of Primulina eburnea isolate SZY01 chromosome 4, ASM2296580v1, whole genome shotgun sequence genomic DNA:
- the LOC140830423 gene encoding tubby-like F-box protein 3, translated as MSFKSIIQDMRGEFGSISRKGFDGRFSHGLRSRSHRVTEDSSVAVLDALKQSCWANMPPELLRDVLIRMEKSECAWPSRKNVIACAGVCRSWREIMKEIVRNLEVSGSVTFPISLKQPGPRNTLINCFIKRNRGTHTYHLYLNLSQASNDDGKFLLAARRFRRPTYTDYIISLNADDIFKGSTNYIGKLRSNFFGTKFMIYDAQPPNAEAKVTKSHSSRLVGMRQVSPRVPAGNYTVAHVSYELNVLGSRGPRRMQCVMDAIPASATDPEGVAPTPTEFLPGNLDSFPSLPFFRSKSSRVDSFRSGSGQLSTQKNEKLVLKNKTPRWHDQLQCWCLNFNGRVTVASVKNFQLVASVETGTGVQEQENVILQFGKVGKDVFTMDYQYPISAFQAFAICLSSFDTKIACE; from the exons ATGTCATTTAAGAGTATAATTCAAGACATGAGAGGTGAGTTCGGGAGCATATCTAGGAAGGGTTTCGATGGGAGGTTCAGTCATGGGTTGAGGTCAAGGTCTCATCGAGTAACCGAGGATTCTTCAGTGGCTGTTTTGGATGCTTTGAAGCAGAGCTGTTGGGCCAATATGCCACCAGAACTCTTGAGGGATGTGCTGATAAGGATGGAGAAGTCGGAGTGTGCATGGCCCTCGAGAAAGAACGTGATTGCTTGTGCAGGTGTTTGTAGGAGCTGGAGGGAAATAATGAAAGAAATTGTCAGAAACCTAGAAGTCTCTGGCAGTGTGACATTCCCCATTTCCCTGAAACAA CCTGGTCCAAGAAATACCTTAATTAATTGTTTCATAAAGCGGAACCGCGGAACTCATACATATCACCTTTACCTCAATTTGAGTCAAG CTTCAAATGATGACGGGAAATTCCTCCTTGCTGCTCGAAGATTCAGACGGCCAACATACACTGACTACATAATATCTCTCAATGCTGATGATATATTTAAAGGCAGCACCAACTATATTGGAAAGTTGAG GTCTAATTTTTTTGGGACCAAGTTTATGATCTATGATGCCCAGCCACCAAACGCCGAAGCGAAAGTTACTAAATCTCATTCCTCTAGGTTAGTTGGAATGAGACAAGTATCTCCAAGAGTCCCTGCAGGAAACTATACTGTGGCTCATGTTTCATATGAGTTAAATGTCTTGGGATCGAG GGGTCCAAGACGAATGCAGTGCGTCATGGATGCTATACCTGCTTCTGCAACCGATCCAGAAGGTGTAGCTCCCACGCCAACTGAATTCTTGCCAGGAAACCTGGATTCCTTTCCTTCCCTTCCATTTTTTAGATCAAAATCATCTCGAGTGGATAGTTTTCGATCTGGGTCCGGACAATTGTCGACACAGAAAAATGAAAAACTTGTTTTGAAAAACAAGACTCCCAGATGGCATGACCAACTCCAGTGCTGGTGTCTCAACTTCAATGGGCGCGTAACCGTGGCCTCGGTGAAGAACTTTCAACTGGTTGCATCGGTTGAGACTGGAACTGGTGTACAAGAGCAGGAGAACGTCATTCTCCAGTTTGGGAAAGTGGGAAAGGATGTCTTCACCATGGACTACCAGTATCCAATCTCTGCTTTCCAGGCATTTGCCATTTGTCTCAGCAGCTTTGACACCAAGATTGCTTGTGAATAA